Proteins co-encoded in one Novipirellula artificiosorum genomic window:
- a CDS encoding purine-cytosine permease family protein codes for MSEEHTENGNDAGGEFERERVPDRALLGAGKFWGMYAGEHAAGTEFMIGPLFLAAGASLQDLIFGLLLGNVLAVLTWRFLVTPIAIGKRMTLYYQLERIAGGSLVKLYNVVNGVLFCFLAGAMVTVSASAVGVPFGIFYEVPESTFALGAPSFTALVILVGVVMAVIAAAGYQMVARVANIAAPWMISIFAACGIVSLVQMDANSFSALSEGKFWSDAIAFVQEEKGVQEFSFWQIVVFAWLCNGAMHFGMADLSIFRFARSPSSGWAPAIGMFLGHYMAWISAALLMAAQIKLSQDATPNPGALAWGALGWTGIICVVIAGWTTANPTIYRAGLAFQGVSPKSSRIAMTLVAGAVATTAGAFPKLSEQLLDFVGTYGTVLGPMGAVVFVDYYLLKHFGLQDEYAMHRGKKVNVAVLIAWVLPVTVGLYLIFWQDLFAAYAVIPCWVACGAIYLALSKTVQSPITE; via the coding sequence ATGAGTGAAGAGCATACCGAAAACGGAAACGACGCCGGCGGCGAATTTGAACGCGAGCGGGTTCCCGACCGAGCCTTGCTCGGCGCAGGCAAATTCTGGGGCATGTACGCGGGCGAACACGCCGCGGGCACCGAATTCATGATCGGACCGCTGTTCTTGGCGGCAGGTGCGAGCTTGCAAGATTTGATCTTTGGGTTGCTGCTGGGCAACGTGCTTGCCGTCTTGACGTGGCGTTTCCTCGTGACGCCCATTGCCATCGGCAAACGAATGACGCTTTACTACCAACTGGAACGGATCGCCGGCGGTTCGCTGGTGAAGCTCTACAACGTCGTCAACGGTGTGCTGTTTTGTTTCCTTGCCGGAGCGATGGTGACGGTGTCGGCCAGCGCGGTGGGCGTTCCGTTTGGGATCTTCTACGAGGTCCCCGAATCGACCTTCGCCTTGGGTGCACCCTCGTTTACGGCGTTGGTCATTCTCGTTGGCGTTGTGATGGCGGTGATCGCTGCAGCAGGCTACCAGATGGTCGCGCGCGTTGCGAATATCGCAGCGCCCTGGATGATTTCGATCTTTGCGGCTTGTGGCATCGTGTCGCTTGTCCAGATGGATGCAAACAGCTTTTCCGCTCTATCCGAAGGCAAATTCTGGAGCGACGCGATTGCGTTTGTGCAGGAAGAAAAAGGGGTTCAGGAATTCAGTTTTTGGCAGATTGTGGTGTTCGCTTGGTTGTGCAACGGAGCGATGCACTTCGGAATGGCCGACCTCTCGATTTTCCGCTTCGCCCGCAGTCCGTCATCGGGCTGGGCACCCGCGATCGGAATGTTTTTGGGACACTACATGGCCTGGATTTCGGCAGCGTTACTGATGGCGGCACAGATCAAACTATCACAAGATGCCACTCCAAACCCAGGAGCCTTGGCTTGGGGGGCACTCGGTTGGACAGGGATCATCTGTGTGGTGATCGCAGGTTGGACCACCGCAAATCCGACGATTTACCGAGCCGGATTGGCATTCCAAGGGGTATCGCCAAAGAGTTCCCGTATCGCGATGACGCTGGTGGCCGGAGCGGTCGCCACCACGGCAGGCGCGTTTCCAAAGCTATCGGAGCAACTGCTCGACTTTGTTGGAACCTACGGGACGGTACTGGGACCGATGGGGGCCGTGGTTTTCGTCGACTATTACTTGCTCAAGCACTTTGGGTTACAAGACGAATATGCGATGCATCGAGGCAAGAAAGTCAATGTCGCCGTGCTGATCGCTTGGGTTTTGCCCGTCACGGTTGGGCTTTACTTGATTTTTTGGCAAGACCTGTTCGCGGCGTACGCTGTGATTCCGTGCTGGGTTGCGTGCGGGGCGATTTATCTCGCACTGAGCAAAACCGTTCAATCTCCAATTACTGAATAG
- a CDS encoding sensor domain-containing diguanylate cyclase/phosphohydrolase, producing MTEILAPTVAFAPTAVVGPSASSLEDSQGNENQISRLLEGLREAAPAAEENPNAKSVDLKFENRLAMVRLGIATSLFYSLRAKHVATAAHSLRVALSCSTWAHRLGLQESQRDRIEVAALLHDLGKIGIPDRILRKPGKLTVEEQLTMDCCSRLGCEILRGCTDDAELLDIVLHANTWFDSRRYEDGPRHDALPLGSRMLAIADAFDAMTTDHVYRSAMSRERAVQELSQSSGTQFDPELVIDFSRMLEDRPEMLHGIVADRWLKQLQGDPNTSLWTSTTNDFNEAINPNAKSESYFLNHLTGKLRDGVAFTDNEGTITRWNDAMRRVTSIAADAMLGKSWCDESIRLRERDASRQENACVVFECLRTGASVCRGMLLEKPGSSPVPVHVQVSPVISDSGTSFGSVIVIRDLSDQASLEEKVESLHHQTTRDSLTGIYNRSYFDDQLAASTKRTAEGGETFSLIICDIDHFKRVNDVHGHPAGDEALIRFASILESHSREADVVARYGGEEFLLIAANCDNATATKRAEVIRAALEQTPLPSLGGEPVTASFGVTEFQAGDSPETILARADRALLKAKDNGRNRVIQLGAGNCPSLRAETPKRGWFGFFDHGVSRQNSEVDILTPVPVDLAIEKLRGFIADHDAEIIRVTENQVSLKVNAVCTTSGRRRIDHYITLDAQLTLSEQQRNDRSGMPSRKWHGTKVHVVVRPIRNRDRRSRALHPCIAQLIASLKSYLMGEVIKDVAP from the coding sequence ATGACCGAAATCCTTGCTCCCACCGTCGCATTCGCTCCCACCGCTGTCGTTGGCCCGTCCGCCTCGTCGCTTGAGGACTCGCAAGGGAACGAAAACCAGATCAGCAGATTGCTGGAGGGTTTGCGGGAAGCTGCGCCCGCAGCCGAAGAGAATCCCAATGCCAAATCGGTGGACTTGAAGTTCGAAAACCGGTTGGCGATGGTCCGGCTTGGGATTGCGACCTCGCTATTTTATTCTTTGCGAGCCAAACACGTCGCTACTGCGGCCCATAGTTTACGCGTTGCGCTGTCTTGCTCGACATGGGCCCATCGTCTCGGACTGCAAGAGTCTCAACGGGACCGAATTGAGGTGGCGGCATTATTGCATGACTTGGGGAAAATTGGGATTCCCGATCGAATCCTTCGCAAGCCCGGCAAGTTGACGGTTGAAGAGCAATTGACGATGGATTGTTGTTCACGCCTCGGCTGCGAGATCCTTCGCGGTTGCACCGATGATGCGGAATTGTTGGATATCGTCCTTCACGCCAATACGTGGTTCGATAGTCGGCGATACGAAGACGGGCCACGTCACGACGCTTTACCGCTTGGGTCACGAATGCTGGCGATCGCCGACGCATTCGATGCGATGACGACCGATCATGTTTATCGAAGTGCGATGAGCCGGGAACGCGCGGTGCAGGAATTGTCCCAGTCCAGCGGCACTCAGTTTGACCCCGAGCTCGTGATCGATTTCAGTCGCATGCTCGAAGACCGTCCTGAGATGCTGCATGGAATCGTTGCCGATCGATGGCTGAAGCAGCTTCAAGGGGATCCGAACACCTCGTTGTGGACGTCGACGACGAACGATTTCAACGAGGCGATCAATCCGAACGCCAAAAGTGAGTCCTACTTCCTCAATCATCTCACCGGAAAGCTCCGAGACGGTGTCGCGTTTACCGACAACGAAGGAACGATCACTCGCTGGAACGATGCGATGCGACGGGTGACTTCGATTGCGGCCGATGCGATGCTGGGCAAGTCATGGTGTGATGAGAGCATCCGGCTCCGTGAGCGAGATGCATCGCGGCAAGAAAACGCTTGCGTCGTCTTCGAATGTCTCCGCACAGGAGCATCCGTTTGCCGAGGAATGTTGCTCGAAAAACCAGGGTCGTCCCCGGTTCCCGTTCATGTTCAAGTCTCGCCGGTTATTAGCGACTCGGGAACCTCGTTTGGTTCGGTGATTGTCATTCGCGATCTCAGTGACCAAGCATCCCTTGAAGAAAAGGTTGAATCGCTACACCATCAAACAACTCGGGATTCTTTGACCGGAATCTACAATCGCTCGTACTTTGACGATCAGCTTGCCGCATCGACGAAAAGAACCGCAGAGGGTGGAGAAACCTTCAGTCTGATCATTTGCGACATCGATCACTTCAAACGTGTCAACGACGTACACGGGCATCCGGCTGGGGACGAGGCGCTGATTCGTTTTGCTTCGATCTTGGAAAGCCACAGTCGTGAAGCCGACGTCGTGGCCCGCTACGGCGGCGAAGAGTTCCTTTTGATTGCCGCGAACTGTGACAATGCAACCGCGACCAAACGCGCCGAAGTGATTCGAGCGGCTCTCGAGCAGACGCCATTGCCAAGCCTTGGTGGCGAGCCGGTGACCGCCAGTTTTGGCGTGACGGAATTCCAAGCGGGCGACTCCCCCGAGACCATTCTGGCCCGAGCCGACCGCGCGCTGTTGAAGGCAAAGGACAACGGGCGAAATCGCGTCATTCAGCTCGGAGCTGGCAACTGCCCGTCACTGAGAGCGGAAACGCCGAAGCGTGGTTGGTTTGGATTTTTTGACCATGGGGTAAGTCGCCAAAATAGCGAAGTCGATATCTTGACGCCGGTACCGGTTGATTTGGCGATCGAAAAATTACGAGGCTTCATTGCCGATCATGATGCCGAGATCATCCGCGTCACCGAAAACCAGGTGTCACTCAAGGTGAATGCCGTCTGCACCACCAGCGGACGTCGCCGCATCGACCACTACATCACGCTCGACGCCCAATTGACCCTCAGCGAACAGCAACGCAATGATCGTTCGGGCATGCCCAGTCGGAAATGGCATGGAACCAAGGTGCATGTGGTCGTTCGGCCGATTCGAAACCGGGACCGTCGCAGCCGAGCACTTCATCCCTGCATCGCCCAATTGATCGCGAGTCTAAAGAGCTATTTGATGGGCGAAGTGATCAAGGACGTTGCGCCGTAA
- the pyk gene encoding pyruvate kinase: MHSTPYTFRHTKIIATVGPATESKEKLSQLISDGVDVVRLNMAHGTEQWVTDTVRRIREVSTNVGRQVAVMMDVKGPEIRTGLVDPAVELVVGSRLHLRTRDELPSPAGITSVTVNYADLPNDVEVGTVMLVDSGLLRFRVLEKDQHTVLCEALTPGVLHSRRHINLPGVNVGLPSLTDKDRADLRAGIEAGIDFVALSFVREAADVRVLKTFLQELGSRARIVAKIEDSAGVRNMVEIVREADAIMVARGDLGIEIDFHKLPLVQTQLVDVCQAEGKPVIIATHLLESMIQSPMPTRAEISDVCNAVREQADAVMLSGETTVGSYPLESVGVLKSIIRSTEPTLRCELNDTIALRTPKAKMLRAAAVLAQDLGQSGIVVFTRSGFLAYVLGALRARGIPIYAFTDDETLFRQLLLPWGVEPFLMKFSDDPSETIANSLEILKVKKWVAEGTWLVVITNALSDDSIVDSLQLRQVE, from the coding sequence ATGCATTCGACTCCCTATACGTTTCGCCACACCAAGATTATCGCCACGGTGGGGCCAGCGACCGAATCGAAGGAAAAGCTCTCTCAACTGATTTCAGACGGCGTCGATGTCGTACGGTTGAACATGGCTCATGGCACCGAGCAATGGGTCACCGATACGGTCCGGCGCATTCGCGAAGTCTCGACGAACGTCGGGCGTCAGGTCGCCGTGATGATGGATGTCAAAGGCCCCGAGATTCGAACCGGGCTTGTCGACCCCGCGGTCGAATTGGTGGTCGGATCGCGGCTTCACCTACGAACACGCGATGAGTTGCCCAGCCCCGCAGGCATCACTTCCGTGACGGTGAACTATGCGGATCTTCCCAACGATGTCGAGGTCGGCACCGTGATGCTGGTGGACAGCGGGCTACTTCGATTCCGAGTCCTTGAGAAAGATCAACATACGGTTTTGTGCGAGGCTTTGACGCCGGGCGTTTTGCATTCGCGCAGACACATCAATCTGCCAGGGGTGAACGTTGGCTTGCCGTCCTTGACGGATAAGGATCGAGCCGATTTGCGTGCAGGGATCGAAGCTGGAATCGATTTCGTCGCCTTGTCCTTTGTGCGCGAAGCCGCTGACGTGCGCGTGCTAAAGACCTTTTTGCAGGAACTGGGATCGCGAGCCCGTATTGTTGCGAAAATCGAAGATTCTGCGGGTGTTCGGAACATGGTCGAAATCGTTCGTGAGGCGGATGCGATCATGGTCGCGCGCGGCGACCTGGGAATCGAAATCGATTTCCACAAATTGCCTTTGGTGCAAACGCAATTGGTGGATGTGTGTCAGGCCGAGGGAAAACCGGTGATCATCGCGACCCACCTGCTCGAATCCATGATCCAATCGCCGATGCCAACGCGAGCCGAGATTTCGGACGTCTGCAATGCGGTGCGCGAACAAGCCGACGCGGTCATGTTGTCAGGCGAAACAACGGTCGGTTCCTACCCGCTCGAATCCGTCGGAGTGCTGAAGTCAATCATTCGAAGCACCGAACCAACGCTTCGATGTGAATTGAACGACACGATCGCACTTCGAACGCCCAAGGCAAAGATGCTTCGCGCTGCGGCCGTCTTGGCGCAAGACTTGGGCCAATCCGGCATCGTCGTTTTTACTCGCAGCGGATTCTTGGCCTATGTGCTTGGTGCCCTCCGCGCTCGAGGCATTCCGATCTACGCCTTCACGGACGATGAGACGCTGTTTCGCCAACTGTTGTTGCCCTGGGGCGTTGAACCTTTTCTGATGAAGTTTTCTGACGATCCTTCCGAAACGATCGCCAACTCGCTGGAAATCCTCAAAGTCAAGAAGTGGGTCGCCGAAGGAACGTGGTTGGTCGTGATCACCAACGCATTGTCCGACGATTCGATCGTCGACTCCTTGCAGCTACGCCAGGTGGAATAG
- a CDS encoding MotA/TolQ/ExbB proton channel family protein, whose amino-acid sequence MDVTLHSIRMVAVLAQTNPNESQPSPPEQAGLFEIVFSGGVVGLMILLVLVALSVAAAYLVFDQLMTLRRTEILPEGVSDAVRQSLLNGRPAEADAACRRQPSVLSVVLLSGLTELEFGWREVEKAVEDSLAEQAARLMRRIEYLSVIGNIAPMVGLLGTVTGMIFAFQQVATTRGAAGAGDLAEGIYQALVTTVGGLVVAIPALAAYAICRNRVDSLIAQVAYQAQHALAPIKRRPTARTRQPAPKPGPRPPGGKPPAPPETGR is encoded by the coding sequence ATGGATGTCACGCTTCACTCGATCCGCATGGTCGCAGTGCTGGCCCAAACAAACCCCAACGAATCACAACCGTCGCCACCCGAGCAAGCCGGGCTGTTCGAGATTGTTTTTAGCGGTGGTGTCGTGGGGTTGATGATCCTGCTTGTCCTCGTTGCACTCAGCGTCGCAGCGGCCTACTTGGTGTTTGATCAACTGATGACGCTTCGTCGAACGGAAATTCTTCCCGAAGGGGTCAGTGACGCCGTTCGGCAATCGTTGCTCAACGGCCGACCTGCCGAGGCCGATGCTGCGTGTCGGCGTCAGCCGAGTGTATTGAGCGTGGTACTCTTGTCGGGGCTGACCGAACTGGAGTTTGGATGGCGCGAAGTTGAAAAGGCGGTCGAGGATTCGCTCGCCGAACAAGCCGCGCGTTTGATGCGGCGAATCGAATACTTGTCGGTGATCGGCAATATCGCCCCAATGGTGGGGTTGCTTGGCACCGTCACAGGGATGATCTTTGCCTTCCAGCAAGTCGCAACCACTCGCGGCGCCGCCGGAGCAGGAGATCTGGCCGAGGGAATTTATCAAGCACTCGTCACCACCGTTGGTGGTTTGGTCGTTGCCATTCCAGCGCTCGCTGCCTATGCGATTTGTCGAAATCGCGTCGATTCGCTGATCGCCCAGGTCGCCTATCAGGCACAACATGCATTGGCCCCCATTAAGCGACGCCCCACGGCACGAACGAGGCAACCGGCGCCGAAGCCTGGGCCCAGGCCACCAGGCGGCAAACCCCCCGCCCCTCCTGAGACGGGACGCTAA
- a CDS encoding phytoene desaturase family protein, with translation MPRDFLKGAADQYDVVVIGSGLAGMTSANILGRAGHRVLLLEQHYKLGGLATWFLRPGGHIFDVSLHGFPHGMIKSCRRYWNRDIADRIVQLKNIRFDNPQFSLTTTFNREDFTRLLTTKFGLQQQTVSDFFDTARGMNFYDDQQLTTKQLFDRFFPGRDDVVRLLMEPITYANGSTLEDPAITYGIVFSNFMSKGVFIYEGGTEDLVARMKKELQANNVDVRIRCGVDRINVRGGQVESVETHGRTIRCRAVVSNANLKTTVLKMLDPNLLDRDFVDRTEDVRLNNSSTQVYMALKAGEQIEESSGDLFFTSTAKEFRTDLLLSRDITSRTFSFYYPRTRPEKKERFAIVSSTNANWSDWADLNETDYDASKQDLIETTLDALEKYLPGIRSKIEWVEAATPRTFNHYTLHEQGASFGTKFEGLGISRELPQQVGGMYHAGSVGIIMSGWLGAINYGVIVSNEVDQQLLRTAASV, from the coding sequence ATGCCACGTGATTTCCTGAAAGGTGCCGCGGACCAATACGATGTCGTGGTGATCGGCAGCGGACTTGCCGGGATGACCTCCGCAAATATCCTTGGCCGCGCCGGCCATCGCGTGCTGTTACTTGAACAGCACTACAAACTGGGTGGCTTGGCGACTTGGTTCCTGCGGCCCGGCGGGCACATTTTCGATGTTTCCTTGCACGGCTTTCCCCACGGGATGATCAAATCGTGTCGCCGTTACTGGAACCGCGATATCGCTGACCGCATTGTCCAGCTGAAGAACATTCGCTTCGACAACCCGCAATTCTCGCTGACGACGACCTTCAATCGCGAAGACTTCACTCGTTTGTTGACGACAAAATTTGGGCTCCAACAGCAAACCGTTTCCGACTTTTTTGATACCGCTCGAGGCATGAATTTCTATGATGACCAACAACTGACCACGAAACAACTATTCGATCGGTTCTTCCCTGGCCGAGACGACGTGGTTCGGTTGTTGATGGAACCCATCACCTATGCCAATGGCTCGACCTTGGAAGACCCTGCGATCACGTATGGCATCGTCTTCAGCAATTTCATGAGCAAAGGTGTCTTCATTTACGAAGGCGGCACCGAGGATTTGGTTGCTCGGATGAAGAAGGAGTTGCAAGCCAACAACGTCGACGTTCGCATTCGTTGTGGCGTGGACCGCATCAACGTTCGTGGTGGCCAAGTCGAATCGGTTGAGACCCATGGCCGAACCATTCGTTGCCGAGCCGTGGTCAGCAATGCGAACTTGAAAACAACGGTCTTGAAGATGCTGGACCCAAACCTGCTCGACCGGGACTTTGTCGATCGCACCGAAGACGTACGGCTCAACAACAGCAGCACGCAAGTCTACATGGCACTCAAAGCAGGTGAGCAAATCGAGGAATCGAGTGGCGATTTGTTTTTCACGAGCACGGCGAAGGAGTTTCGAACGGACTTGCTGCTCAGCCGCGACATCACCAGCCGCACCTTCAGTTTCTATTACCCACGGACGCGACCTGAGAAAAAGGAACGTTTTGCGATTGTCAGCAGCACGAATGCGAATTGGTCGGATTGGGCTGATCTGAACGAGACGGATTACGACGCAAGCAAACAGGACCTGATCGAAACGACCCTCGATGCCCTGGAGAAGTACCTACCAGGCATTCGCTCGAAAATCGAGTGGGTGGAAGCTGCGACGCCACGAACGTTCAACCACTACACGCTGCACGAGCAAGGCGCAAGTTTTGGGACCAAATTCGAAGGACTCGGCATCAGCCGCGAGCTGCCGCAACAAGTTGGCGGGATGTACCACGCTGGCAGCGTCGGCATCATCATGAGCGGATGGTTAGGTGCCATCAACTATGGAGTGATTGTCAGTAACGAAGTCGACCAGCAACTGCTCCGGACAGCGGCATCGGTCTAA
- a CDS encoding tetratricopeptide repeat protein, which yields MSKSTPTAAKKRPVVRLILSVLVLLVGGAVFADYWSAKPLGIDPTFVGRAACIDCHQQESELFIGSDHDMAMDLATEETVLGDFNDATFEHDGLVNRLYRDGERFMVHTEGEDGQMQDFEVKYVFGIRPLQNYMVEFDRAEDQPADEVARVQVLRITWDTVKKEWFYLRPPDVPEKLEPDDPLHWTGVAQRWQTMCAECHSTNLQEKFDPKTARYHTTYSEIDVSCEACHGPGSLHVELANNKSIFWDRNYGYGLATLKGEDSHPQIETCAPCHSRRGVLNESFRPGDKYHDFYNLELLQPSTYYDDGQIKDEVYVYGSFIQSKMFHQGVRCTDCHDPHSLKLKHPDNETCTSCHQHAAGKYDVPSHHHHDPGTPGAMCVDCHMPETSYMAIDPRRDHSMRVPRPDLSVKTGTPNSCSGCHVEDRKEKLPQETQDQLHEYANWLLMAEQGNQPVADVIAETDRWCDEACEEWYGEERLTPPHFAETLAAFRSGDAKGVSKMLRLVTQPNENAPEIARATALAELGQAGIREALPKAKELLENESEHPLVRAAAIGVYMNATPKQAIADLVPFAEHPNRLLRTEAVRVLVSSGAYQQLAGSKRTQIEMATQEVHDTLMVAADRGGAHMGWAILLEQQGRYREAIEAYETAIRVEPKSTGPRTNLAALLEGMAAQTQGQQAMEMMLRAEQLRKQELPLLARDAKLAPENAFVQYRYGLALYLSGEFDAALERLKTASELEPSTEVFQTAYELLMDKLQKDALQKQ from the coding sequence TTGTCCAAATCCACCCCCACTGCTGCAAAAAAACGGCCTGTCGTTCGGCTGATCCTTAGCGTTCTTGTTCTGCTTGTTGGCGGAGCGGTTTTCGCGGACTACTGGTCAGCAAAACCACTCGGAATCGACCCCACGTTCGTCGGTCGCGCCGCCTGTATCGATTGTCACCAGCAAGAATCCGAGCTTTTTATCGGCTCGGACCATGACATGGCGATGGACCTTGCGACCGAAGAAACGGTCTTGGGCGATTTCAACGATGCGACCTTTGAACACGACGGACTGGTGAATCGGCTATATCGGGATGGCGAGCGGTTCATGGTTCATACCGAAGGCGAGGACGGGCAAATGCAGGACTTTGAAGTCAAGTATGTGTTCGGCATTCGGCCACTGCAAAACTACATGGTTGAATTTGATCGGGCCGAAGACCAGCCTGCGGATGAAGTCGCTCGAGTTCAGGTACTACGAATCACCTGGGATACCGTCAAAAAAGAATGGTTTTACCTCCGTCCGCCAGACGTCCCTGAGAAGTTGGAACCGGATGATCCGCTGCATTGGACCGGTGTCGCCCAACGCTGGCAAACCATGTGCGCGGAATGCCACTCCACCAACCTGCAAGAAAAGTTTGACCCCAAAACCGCTCGCTACCACACGACCTATTCTGAAATTGACGTCAGTTGTGAAGCCTGCCATGGTCCTGGCAGTTTGCATGTTGAATTAGCCAACAACAAGTCGATCTTTTGGGACCGAAACTATGGCTACGGACTCGCAACGTTGAAGGGCGAAGACAGCCATCCACAAATCGAAACCTGTGCGCCATGCCACAGCCGTCGCGGTGTACTCAACGAAAGCTTTCGACCAGGCGACAAGTACCACGACTTCTACAACTTGGAACTACTGCAACCGTCAACCTATTACGACGACGGCCAAATCAAAGATGAGGTCTATGTGTATGGATCGTTCATCCAAAGCAAGATGTTTCACCAAGGGGTTCGCTGCACCGATTGTCACGACCCGCACTCGCTCAAGCTGAAGCATCCTGATAACGAAACCTGCACCTCGTGTCATCAACATGCCGCAGGCAAGTATGACGTCCCATCGCATCATCATCACGATCCCGGTACGCCGGGTGCCATGTGTGTCGATTGTCATATGCCGGAAACATCCTACATGGCGATCGATCCACGGCGTGACCACAGCATGCGGGTACCGCGGCCTGATTTGTCCGTAAAAACTGGGACCCCCAATTCGTGCAGCGGTTGTCATGTGGAAGACCGCAAGGAAAAACTCCCGCAAGAAACTCAGGACCAGTTGCACGAATATGCAAATTGGCTGTTGATGGCCGAGCAGGGCAATCAACCGGTTGCGGATGTGATTGCCGAAACCGACCGGTGGTGCGACGAGGCCTGCGAAGAATGGTACGGCGAGGAACGTTTGACACCTCCACACTTTGCAGAAACCTTGGCAGCCTTTCGCAGTGGGGATGCGAAGGGGGTCAGCAAGATGTTGCGTTTGGTCACTCAGCCGAACGAAAACGCGCCGGAGATTGCCCGTGCAACGGCGCTCGCGGAACTCGGCCAAGCGGGGATCCGCGAAGCCTTGCCCAAGGCGAAAGAGCTCTTGGAGAACGAATCGGAGCATCCGCTGGTTCGGGCTGCCGCCATCGGTGTCTACATGAATGCCACGCCGAAACAAGCCATTGCCGATTTGGTGCCTTTTGCAGAACATCCCAACCGACTGCTTCGCACCGAAGCGGTCCGCGTGCTGGTCTCGTCCGGGGCGTATCAGCAATTGGCAGGTTCGAAACGAACTCAGATTGAAATGGCGACCCAAGAAGTCCACGATACGTTGATGGTTGCAGCGGATCGTGGCGGTGCCCACATGGGCTGGGCGATTTTGCTCGAACAGCAAGGCCGCTACCGCGAAGCCATCGAGGCCTACGAAACCGCCATTCGAGTGGAACCCAAAAGTACCGGCCCCCGAACCAACCTGGCGGCGTTGTTGGAGGGCATGGCGGCTCAAACCCAAGGCCAACAGGCGATGGAAATGATGTTGCGAGCCGAACAACTGCGAAAGCAAGAGTTGCCGCTTCTGGCTCGCGATGCCAAATTGGCCCCCGAAAATGCGTTCGTCCAGTATCGCTACGGTTTGGCCCTTTACTTAAGCGGCGAGTTCGACGCGGCACTCGAAAGACTCAAAACTGCCAGCGAGCTCGAACCCAGCACCGAAGTATTCCAAACGGCCTACGAACTGCTGATGGATAAATTGCAGAAGGACGCACTTCAGAAGCAATAA
- a CDS encoding L-rhamnose isomerase: MTRTANLDHAYQLARERYESLGVDVDAALDRLKTIPISLHCWQGDDVSGFEGTGAELGSGLAVTGNYPGRARTPDELRRDLEMAYSLIPGTHRLNLHASYGEFSGAVDRDQVSPEHFRGWIDWGKQQGVKLDFNPTYFSHPKADDGFTLSHGDPGIRQFWIDHGIACRNIAAEMGKAQQSPCVNNIWVPDGYKDMPASRKLPRARLAESLDAIFAETLDPACVLDAVECKLFGIGSESYVVGSHEFYLGYAISRQKLLCLDAGHFHPTEVISDKISSVLMYVPELLLHVSRGVRWDSDHVVTFTDELQAIMQEIVRGDFIDRVHIGLDFFDASINRVAAWAIGTRNAVKAMLVALLEPTERLQKFECEGDFTSRLALMEELKSMPFAAVWDQYCESMGVPVGIEWLEKVKAYETAVQSVRESEPV, encoded by the coding sequence ATGACGCGCACCGCCAACCTTGATCACGCTTACCAACTTGCCCGCGAACGATACGAATCACTCGGCGTCGACGTCGACGCTGCGCTTGATCGACTCAAGACAATCCCCATCTCGTTGCATTGTTGGCAGGGCGACGATGTCTCTGGATTCGAGGGAACCGGCGCGGAACTGGGCAGCGGCTTGGCAGTCACGGGCAACTATCCCGGACGAGCTCGAACCCCGGACGAGCTCCGTCGTGACTTGGAAATGGCCTACTCGCTGATCCCCGGAACACATCGTTTGAATTTGCATGCCTCGTACGGCGAATTCTCTGGGGCCGTCGACCGTGACCAGGTCAGCCCCGAGCACTTCCGCGGATGGATCGATTGGGGAAAGCAACAAGGCGTGAAGTTGGACTTTAATCCCACTTACTTCTCCCATCCCAAAGCGGACGACGGTTTTACGTTGTCCCACGGCGACCCTGGCATCCGTCAATTTTGGATCGATCATGGGATCGCGTGCCGAAACATCGCGGCGGAAATGGGAAAAGCTCAACAATCTCCCTGCGTCAACAACATCTGGGTTCCGGATGGCTACAAAGATATGCCGGCGAGTCGCAAGCTGCCGCGGGCCCGATTGGCCGAGTCGCTCGATGCGATCTTTGCGGAAACCTTGGACCCTGCCTGCGTGCTCGACGCCGTCGAATGCAAACTATTCGGGATCGGTTCGGAAAGCTATGTGGTCGGATCTCACGAGTTTTATCTCGGTTATGCGATTTCTCGGCAAAAACTGCTCTGTTTAGACGCTGGCCACTTCCACCCGACCGAAGTGATTTCGGATAAGATCTCGTCCGTACTGATGTATGTACCTGAATTGCTGCTGCACGTCAGCCGCGGCGTTCGTTGGGACAGCGATCACGTGGTCACGTTTACCGACGAGTTGCAGGCGATCATGCAGGAGATTGTTCGAGGTGATTTCATCGATCGGGTTCATATCGGTCTGGATTTCTTTGACGCCAGCATCAATCGAGTGGCTGCCTGGGCCATCGGGACGCGAAACGCGGTCAAAGCCATGCTGGTTGCCTTGTTGGAACCGACCGAAAGGTTGCAAAAGTTTGAGTGCGAAGGGGACTTCACGTCGCGTTTGGCATTAATGGAAGAATTGAAATCGATGCCGTTCGCGGCGGTTTGGGATCAATACTGCGAGAGCATGGGGGTCCCCGTTGGTATCGAGTGGCTCGAAAAAGTTAAAGCCTACGAAACGGCGGTGCAATCCGTCCGTGAGTCAGAACCGGTTTAG